A stretch of Microbacterium sp. LWH3-1.2 DNA encodes these proteins:
- a CDS encoding exonuclease SbcCD subunit D produces the protein MRILHTSDWHIGRSFHGHATLDVLRGVLEELVIQVTERDVDLVIVAGDVFDSATPAAGAYTLLTDALRGLADAGATVVVTSGNHDSAARLGFQAGLLRDSVHVITDPATVGTPITVDDEHGPVHVYGIPYLEPVLLRGAWPGVRTQADVLARAMDLVRADAVARGGRTIAVAHCFAAGVEPTPHLERDIQQGGLDIVPLSTFDGVDYMALGHIHGRQQLSPRVRYSGAPLHYSFDEGHKPRGSWLIDLGADGLGPDALGRVEWLPLPVPRAVTTLTATLDELLTDERFATHADEWVRAEYTDPLPQRDPMRRLLARFPFCAEVRHVPVAARAGDARTYAERVRAARNDAELVDAFLAHVREGEGASAREAELVGELLEQRARVEATA, from the coding sequence CGCTCGATGTGCTGCGAGGTGTGCTCGAGGAGCTCGTCATCCAGGTGACCGAGCGCGACGTCGACCTCGTGATCGTCGCCGGCGACGTGTTCGATTCCGCGACTCCCGCCGCGGGGGCGTACACGCTCCTGACCGACGCGCTGCGAGGCCTCGCCGACGCCGGCGCCACCGTGGTCGTCACGAGCGGCAACCACGACTCCGCGGCCCGGCTCGGTTTCCAGGCCGGCCTCCTACGCGACAGCGTCCACGTCATCACCGATCCCGCGACGGTCGGCACCCCGATCACCGTCGACGACGAGCACGGCCCGGTCCACGTGTACGGCATCCCCTATCTGGAGCCGGTGCTGCTGCGCGGCGCCTGGCCGGGCGTGCGCACGCAGGCAGATGTGCTCGCGCGCGCCATGGATCTGGTGCGGGCAGATGCCGTGGCCCGAGGCGGACGCACGATCGCGGTCGCGCACTGCTTCGCCGCCGGAGTGGAGCCGACGCCGCATCTCGAGCGCGACATCCAGCAGGGCGGTCTCGACATCGTGCCGCTGTCGACCTTCGACGGCGTGGACTACATGGCGCTGGGGCACATCCACGGGCGGCAGCAGCTGTCGCCGCGCGTGCGCTACTCCGGCGCGCCCCTGCACTACAGCTTCGACGAAGGGCACAAGCCGCGCGGGTCGTGGCTGATCGACCTCGGCGCCGACGGACTCGGCCCAGACGCACTCGGCCGCGTCGAGTGGCTCCCGCTGCCGGTGCCGCGTGCCGTCACCACGCTGACCGCGACGCTCGACGAGCTGCTGACCGACGAGCGCTTCGCGACCCACGCCGATGAGTGGGTGCGCGCCGAATATACGGATCCGCTGCCGCAGCGCGATCCGATGCGGCGTTTGCTCGCACGGTTCCCGTTCTGCGCCGAGGTGCGCCACGTGCCGGTCGCCGCGCGCGCCGGCGACGCGCGCACGTACGCCGAGCGCGTGCGCGCCGCCCGCAACGACGCCGAGCTCGTCGACGCGTTCCTCGCGCACGTGCGCGAGGGCGAGGGTGCGTCGGCTCGCGAGGCCGAGCTCGTCGGTGAGCTGCTGGAGCAGCGGGCGCGGGTGGAGGCGACCGCGTGA
- a CDS encoding nucleoside phosphorylase produces MRLLVAALASELVAFPDDLDGFDRLVTGPGKLQATYALTRALDTTAYDEIVVVGTAGAIDARLEASVYEISAALQHDVTDIDGIVGQHVSLPARVELDADGVTIATGDHFVDDSEAVEVIRPLGAGLVDMETYAYIWVAQRFGVPIRVLKAVSDRAQDGAITDWRTAVTACSHQLRDRIRDDYGV; encoded by the coding sequence GTGAGACTCCTCGTCGCCGCCCTCGCCTCCGAGCTCGTCGCGTTCCCTGACGACCTCGACGGATTCGACCGCCTCGTCACCGGCCCCGGCAAGCTGCAGGCGACCTACGCGCTCACCCGCGCACTCGACACGACCGCCTACGACGAGATCGTGGTGGTCGGCACCGCGGGAGCGATCGACGCGCGGCTCGAGGCATCCGTCTACGAGATCTCGGCGGCCCTCCAGCACGACGTCACCGACATCGACGGCATCGTCGGCCAGCACGTGTCGCTGCCGGCGCGCGTCGAGCTCGATGCCGACGGCGTGACGATCGCGACCGGCGACCACTTCGTCGACGACTCCGAGGCGGTGGAGGTCATCCGCCCGCTCGGCGCGGGCCTCGTCGATATGGAGACGTACGCGTACATCTGGGTGGCGCAGCGGTTCGGGGTGCCGATCCGCGTGCTGAAGGCCGTCTCGGATCGCGCCCAGGACGGCGCCATCACGGACTGGCGCACCGCGGTGACCGCGTGCAGTCACCAGCTGCGCGACCGCATCCGGGACGACTACGGCGTCTGA
- a CDS encoding MFS transporter, which produces MSEPHPTPPKTSTKGRAVPVTTAVIPLSHGARWRAFWVCVSVAAITILDMTKVNVALPSIGEVLGASSTQLQLIVSGFVLTFGLVLVPMGRLGDQRSRRTLFVVGLTLYTVTSVLCALAPTAEALLVGRLLQGVAAGIQMPQVLGMAQELFQGKERARAFGLFGATIGIATAFGPTLGGLLIALGGPTNGWRLIFWMNVPLCLIAIALALWLLPDTRTRSLRKVQLDPVGVLLFGASVVCLMWPFLFTTGAPTDNPARWWLLVAFALFASAFIAWERRYAKRGRKPLIPLGLFRITSYRNGTLLQTAYFTAAPAMFLVTTLFLQLGLGLAPVYAGMVSIGFALASAVTSWIGGNLVSTHGRVVVVWGLAGMLLCVGGLVLAALYSDPAWTPYIAAAVMTVGGAGGGLVIAPNQALTLGDIPVKQGGLAGSVGQLGQRIGAAVGTAVALSLFYAAIYRESGSHDSLVVYHDAYAFGMLSVAVFLALAFLVAIIDLTARRSARERKGAVSGAGTPVP; this is translated from the coding sequence ATGTCCGAGCCACACCCGACGCCCCCGAAGACCTCGACGAAGGGGCGTGCCGTGCCGGTCACGACCGCCGTCATCCCCCTCTCGCACGGAGCCCGCTGGCGGGCCTTCTGGGTGTGCGTCTCGGTTGCGGCGATCACCATCCTCGACATGACGAAGGTCAATGTCGCGCTCCCGTCGATCGGCGAGGTGCTCGGCGCGAGCTCGACCCAGCTGCAGTTGATCGTCTCGGGGTTCGTGCTGACCTTCGGGCTCGTGCTGGTGCCGATGGGCCGCCTCGGCGACCAGAGGTCGCGGCGCACGCTCTTCGTCGTCGGACTGACGCTGTACACGGTCACCAGCGTGCTCTGCGCGCTCGCGCCGACCGCGGAGGCACTGCTCGTGGGACGGTTGCTGCAGGGCGTGGCCGCCGGCATCCAGATGCCCCAGGTGCTGGGTATGGCGCAGGAGCTGTTCCAGGGCAAGGAGCGTGCCCGGGCCTTCGGCCTCTTCGGCGCGACGATCGGCATCGCGACCGCCTTCGGCCCGACGCTGGGCGGCCTGCTCATCGCGCTGGGCGGCCCGACGAACGGGTGGCGACTCATCTTCTGGATGAACGTGCCGCTGTGTCTCATCGCGATCGCCCTCGCGCTGTGGCTGCTGCCCGACACCCGCACGCGGTCTCTGCGCAAGGTGCAACTGGATCCCGTCGGCGTGCTGCTGTTCGGCGCGAGCGTCGTCTGTCTGATGTGGCCCTTCCTCTTCACGACCGGCGCGCCCACCGACAACCCGGCGCGCTGGTGGCTGCTCGTCGCCTTCGCGCTGTTCGCGTCGGCGTTCATCGCGTGGGAGCGCCGCTATGCGAAGCGCGGCCGCAAGCCGCTCATCCCACTGGGCCTCTTCCGCATCACGTCGTACCGCAACGGCACCCTGCTGCAGACCGCGTACTTCACGGCGGCGCCGGCGATGTTCCTGGTCACGACGCTGTTCCTGCAGCTCGGGCTCGGGCTCGCGCCGGTGTACGCCGGGATGGTCTCCATCGGATTCGCGCTGGCGTCCGCCGTCACCTCGTGGATCGGCGGCAACCTCGTCAGCACTCACGGCCGGGTCGTCGTGGTGTGGGGGCTCGCCGGCATGTTGCTGTGCGTGGGCGGGCTGGTGCTCGCCGCGCTGTACAGCGACCCCGCGTGGACCCCCTACATCGCCGCCGCCGTCATGACCGTCGGCGGTGCCGGTGGCGGTCTCGTGATCGCCCCGAACCAGGCGCTCACCCTCGGCGACATCCCGGTCAAGCAGGGCGGCCTCGCCGGCTCCGTCGGTCAGCTCGGCCAGCGCATCGGTGCCGCGGTCGGCACGGCCGTCGCCCTGTCGCTGTTCTACGCCGCGATCTACCGGGAGTCCGGCTCGCACGACAGTCTCGTCGTCTACCACGACGCGTACGCGTTCGGGATGCTGTCGGTCGCGGTCTTCCTCGCGCTCGCGTTCCTGGTGGCCATCATCGACCTCACCGCCCGCCGCAGCGCACGCGAGCGGAAGGGCGCGGTCAGCGGCGCAGGGACACCGGTCCCATGA
- a CDS encoding AAA family ATPase gives MRLHHLELTGFGPFREKQSVDFEAFEHDGIFLIAGRTGAGKSSILDGVCFALYGSVPRYETGDKRLRSDHCEPEDPTEVRLEFTVGDRRWRVTRAPEYQRPARRGGGLTTEPTRAELEELVDGAWIGRAAKPREVGLFLDEVLGLNAQQFQQVILLAQNRFSRFLLASGTERQSLLRALFGTRRYEEYARELGERSRAAQHELDALGERARTLLDQAERLIAAHELVPADESVGATPLDLAARRAAVDLGEQRASYRLDTLTRERTEADDARAAAEAAHLERVGVAKAQAELGRARDRLIALEAAGPLIAEDRRRLDRARSAEVLRAPLETARRADRTAAATAEQAASADAVWARAVAGTDDADTDDLTAVVERLTGELALWTAALAQEAALADGETRMTDAAAGVARLEADIVALDAQRAQVPAELERIDTELDAQREAASRRDPARARHDEIAARLAAAVEAEGFAAAQRAAEIVHRDAAGAAAAAAARVAELLQLRLDGYAGELATTLVDGEPCAVCGATAHPSPAAPADEPVTDEILAAAQAQRDATSRHESAASDAAKRARERHAEVAARAGGEGVEPLHEQLAAAAADLAAAERAVERRDALAARRAGLAALDLEAETSRATLTEQLADARTRIAALQERVAAAREAVEAARGEHPSVADRVAHATAVRDAARAAADARADADRAAMLAAQAHADVDERVAASVFADVADVTAALVAPRAAETLAERISAHDAQLGAARARVLELELELAGAPTDPVDTDASRNVLAAADAARTAALRAEGDARTLVAGLRDLAMQIDQAYAGVAVRAADAAAIARLADTVAGRAPNTMKMDLETFVLAAELEEIVAAANLRLSDMSSGRYRLQHTDARAARGAASGLGLEIMDAFTGQSRPAQSLSGGETFLASLALALGLAEVVTARAGGIRLDTLFVDEGFGSLDEETLDLAMRTLDELRQGGRTVGVISHVAAMKEQLPAQLAVEATPAGPSVIRQDAGVRV, from the coding sequence GTGAGGCTGCACCACCTCGAGCTCACCGGGTTCGGGCCGTTCCGCGAGAAGCAGAGCGTCGACTTCGAGGCGTTCGAGCACGACGGCATCTTCCTCATCGCCGGCCGCACCGGCGCGGGCAAGTCGAGCATCCTCGACGGCGTCTGCTTCGCGCTGTACGGCAGCGTGCCCCGGTACGAGACGGGCGACAAGCGCCTCCGCAGCGACCATTGCGAACCCGAGGACCCGACGGAGGTTCGCCTCGAGTTCACCGTCGGCGATCGCCGCTGGCGTGTGACCCGGGCCCCGGAGTACCAGCGGCCCGCTCGTCGCGGCGGCGGGCTGACCACCGAGCCCACACGTGCAGAGCTCGAGGAGCTCGTGGACGGAGCATGGATCGGCCGAGCCGCCAAGCCGCGCGAGGTCGGGCTCTTCCTGGACGAGGTGCTCGGGCTCAACGCTCAACAGTTCCAGCAGGTGATCCTGCTCGCGCAGAACCGCTTCTCGAGGTTCCTCCTCGCTTCCGGCACCGAGCGTCAATCGCTGCTGCGTGCGCTGTTCGGTACCCGCCGCTATGAGGAGTACGCCCGTGAACTGGGCGAGCGCAGCAGGGCTGCGCAACACGAGCTCGACGCGCTGGGCGAGCGGGCCCGCACCTTGCTCGATCAGGCCGAGAGACTGATCGCGGCGCATGAGCTGGTGCCGGCCGACGAATCCGTCGGCGCCACGCCGCTCGACCTCGCAGCGCGACGAGCCGCCGTCGATCTCGGCGAGCAGCGCGCTTCGTACCGCCTCGACACGCTGACCCGCGAGCGCACCGAGGCGGACGACGCTCGCGCGGCAGCGGAAGCCGCGCACCTCGAACGCGTCGGGGTCGCCAAGGCGCAGGCCGAGCTCGGTCGTGCTCGGGACCGACTCATCGCGCTCGAGGCGGCCGGCCCGCTCATCGCAGAAGACCGCCGGCGACTCGACCGCGCGCGTTCGGCCGAGGTGCTCCGCGCCCCGCTCGAGACGGCTCGCCGGGCCGACCGCACCGCGGCGGCAACGGCCGAGCAGGCCGCATCCGCGGACGCGGTCTGGGCCCGAGCGGTAGCCGGCACCGACGACGCGGACACAGATGATCTCACCGCGGTGGTCGAGCGGCTCACCGGCGAGCTCGCCCTGTGGACCGCGGCGCTCGCGCAGGAGGCCGCCCTCGCTGACGGCGAGACGCGGATGACGGATGCCGCGGCCGGCGTTGCGCGGCTCGAAGCCGACATTGTCGCCCTCGATGCGCAGCGGGCGCAGGTGCCGGCGGAACTCGAACGCATCGACACCGAACTCGACGCGCAGCGCGAGGCGGCCTCCCGGCGCGACCCCGCGCGAGCGCGTCACGACGAGATCGCCGCGCGCCTTGCCGCCGCCGTCGAGGCCGAGGGGTTCGCCGCCGCGCAGCGCGCGGCCGAGATCGTCCATCGCGATGCGGCCGGTGCGGCCGCCGCGGCCGCCGCGAGGGTCGCCGAGCTGCTGCAGCTCCGCCTCGACGGCTATGCGGGCGAGCTCGCGACCACCCTCGTCGACGGTGAGCCCTGCGCCGTCTGCGGTGCCACCGCGCACCCGTCCCCGGCGGCACCCGCCGATGAGCCGGTGACCGACGAGATCCTCGCAGCGGCGCAAGCCCAGCGGGACGCAACCTCCCGTCACGAGAGCGCCGCATCGGACGCGGCGAAGCGAGCGCGGGAACGCCACGCCGAGGTCGCAGCCCGCGCCGGCGGCGAAGGCGTGGAGCCGCTTCACGAGCAGCTGGCTGCGGCCGCCGCCGACCTCGCCGCCGCGGAGCGGGCCGTCGAACGCCGCGACGCGCTCGCCGCCCGGCGCGCCGGGCTCGCGGCGCTCGACCTCGAAGCCGAGACGTCGCGCGCCACGCTGACGGAGCAGCTCGCCGACGCCCGCACGCGGATCGCGGCGTTGCAGGAGCGCGTGGCCGCCGCACGCGAGGCGGTCGAGGCGGCCCGCGGGGAGCATCCGAGCGTGGCCGACCGCGTCGCGCACGCCACCGCGGTCCGCGACGCCGCCCGCGCGGCGGCCGACGCCCGCGCCGACGCGGACCGCGCGGCGATGCTGGCCGCGCAGGCACATGCCGACGTCGACGAGAGGGTCGCGGCATCCGTCTTCGCCGATGTCGCCGACGTCACCGCCGCGCTGGTGGCGCCGCGGGCGGCGGAGACGCTCGCCGAGCGGATCTCGGCGCACGACGCACAGCTCGGGGCTGCGCGCGCCCGCGTGCTCGAGCTCGAGCTCGAACTCGCCGGCGCTCCCACCGATCCTGTCGACACGGACGCGTCGCGGAACGTGCTCGCGGCAGCCGACGCGGCACGCACCGCGGCACTGCGCGCCGAGGGCGACGCGCGCACGCTCGTGGCGGGACTGCGCGACCTTGCGATGCAGATCGATCAGGCGTACGCCGGGGTCGCCGTTCGGGCCGCCGATGCCGCGGCCATCGCGCGGCTCGCCGACACCGTTGCGGGCCGCGCCCCCAACACGATGAAGATGGACCTCGAGACGTTCGTGCTCGCCGCCGAGCTCGAGGAGATCGTGGCCGCCGCGAACCTGCGGCTCAGCGACATGTCGTCGGGCCGCTACCGGCTGCAGCACACCGACGCGCGGGCGGCCCGCGGCGCCGCCTCCGGGCTCGGCCTCGAGATCATGGACGCGTTCACCGGCCAGTCCCGTCCGGCCCAGTCGCTGTCGGGTGGCGAGACCTTCCTCGCGTCTCTCGCGCTGGCCCTCGGGCTCGCCGAGGTCGTGACGGCCCGCGCCGGCGGCATCCGGCTCGACACGCTGTTCGTCGACGAGGGATTCGGCTCGCTCGATGAGGAGACGCTCGACCTCGCCATGCGCACTCTCGACGAGCTGCGCCAGGGCGGGCGCACGGTCGGCGTCATCAGCCACGTCGCCGCGATGAAGGAGCAGCTCCCGGCACAGCTCGCCGTCGAGGCGACACCCGCGGGCCCGAGCGTCATCCGCCAGGACGCCGGCGTGCGCGTCTGA
- a CDS encoding lipase maturation factor family protein: protein MEGFAAVDFEFARQVLQRGVAALFVIAFVSSLNQFRPLLGESGLLPVPELLEWARTSKRGARMLRPTLFRYLRYSDRRLVALCGTGIVVAATLVAGIPQLGPPWVPMLCFLALWLGYMSITSIGQTFYGFGWEMLLLEAGFLAAFLGSNDQPPPVVVIVLFWWLVFRLEFGAGMIKIRGGREWRDLTALTYHHETQPMPGPLSRQAHLLPRWFHKGEVLGNHFAQLVVPWFLFAPLVGLFAPGPVPAIVGAVAAAIVIATQAWLVVTGNFAWLNWMTIVLAFSAIGLPGIGAEHQGAASVAPIVIDGIPLYWLVITSAVGVLYLVISWWPLQNLFARRQLMNASFNRWQLANAYGAFGTVTKERIEIVVEGTMDEDPDNATWREYAFKGKPGDVHRIPRQFAPYHLRLDWLMWFLPLGRSLDEWFTPFLVRLLQADAATLRLLAHDPFAGDRPRWVRAVSYRYRFTTRAEFRESHARWTRDRRRPVMGPVSLRR, encoded by the coding sequence GTGGAAGGCTTCGCCGCGGTCGACTTCGAGTTCGCTCGGCAGGTGCTGCAGCGGGGTGTGGCGGCGCTGTTCGTCATCGCGTTCGTCTCGTCGCTGAACCAGTTCCGCCCGCTGCTCGGCGAGAGCGGCCTGCTGCCGGTGCCGGAACTGCTGGAGTGGGCGCGGACCTCCAAACGAGGTGCACGGATGCTGCGTCCCACCCTGTTCCGCTACCTCCGGTACAGCGATCGCAGGCTCGTCGCCCTCTGCGGGACGGGCATCGTGGTCGCGGCGACGCTCGTCGCGGGTATCCCGCAGCTCGGTCCGCCGTGGGTGCCGATGCTGTGCTTCCTCGCGCTGTGGCTCGGCTACATGTCCATCACGAGCATCGGGCAGACCTTCTACGGCTTCGGGTGGGAGATGCTGCTGCTCGAGGCAGGCTTCCTCGCGGCCTTCCTGGGTTCGAACGACCAACCCCCACCCGTCGTCGTGATCGTGCTGTTCTGGTGGCTGGTGTTCCGGCTCGAGTTCGGCGCGGGCATGATCAAGATCCGGGGCGGGCGCGAGTGGCGGGATCTCACAGCGCTGACCTACCACCACGAGACGCAGCCGATGCCCGGGCCGCTCAGCCGCCAGGCGCACCTGCTCCCCCGCTGGTTCCACAAGGGCGAGGTGCTCGGCAACCACTTCGCGCAGCTCGTGGTGCCGTGGTTCCTCTTCGCGCCCCTCGTCGGACTCTTCGCACCCGGACCGGTGCCCGCGATCGTCGGCGCGGTCGCCGCCGCGATCGTGATCGCCACGCAGGCCTGGCTCGTCGTCACCGGCAACTTCGCCTGGCTCAACTGGATGACGATCGTTCTCGCGTTCTCGGCCATCGGATTGCCCGGAATCGGCGCAGAGCACCAGGGCGCAGCATCCGTTGCGCCCATCGTGATCGACGGGATCCCGCTGTACTGGCTGGTCATCACGAGCGCGGTGGGGGTGCTGTACCTCGTGATCAGCTGGTGGCCGCTGCAGAACCTGTTCGCGCGCCGGCAGCTCATGAACGCGTCGTTCAACCGGTGGCAGCTCGCCAACGCCTACGGCGCATTCGGCACCGTGACGAAGGAGCGCATCGAGATCGTCGTCGAGGGCACGATGGACGAGGACCCCGACAACGCGACCTGGCGCGAGTACGCCTTCAAGGGAAAGCCCGGCGACGTGCACCGCATCCCGCGTCAGTTCGCGCCGTACCACCTGCGCCTGGACTGGCTGATGTGGTTCCTGCCGCTCGGCCGCTCCCTGGACGAATGGTTCACGCCGTTCCTGGTGCGCCTTCTGCAAGCGGATGCTGCGACCCTGCGCCTGCTCGCCCACGACCCGTTCGCCGGCGACCGGCCGCGGTGGGTGCGCGCCGTCTCGTACCGCTACCGCTTCACGACGCGCGCGGAGTTCCGCGAGTCGCACGCCCGGTGGACGCGCGACCGGAGGCGTCCGGTCATGGGACCGGTGTCCCTGCGCCGCTGA